A genome region from Desulfonatronum thiosulfatophilum includes the following:
- a CDS encoding transporter substrate-binding domain-containing protein, whose translation MPTYTNIFNIFDFSETCPLFRRCVTFLAILLAALILYGPTAAFANNLPPVRSATEINYPPFSIVDETGRAGGFSVELLRSALAAMGREVVFQTGPWGEVMGWLEQGEVQVLPLVGRTPEREKIFDFTVPYMSLHGAIVVRAETRGVRNLHDLKGRDVAVMRGDNAEEFLRREDRGIMIHTTDTFEQALQELAQGRHDAVVVQRLVALRLIREAGLENLRILDNPIQGFRQDFCFAVKKGDSAMLALLNEGLALVIADGTHRRLHARWFAALELPQDRRIVMGGDHNFPPFEYLDDNGRPTGFNIDLARAIAHEMGFDIDIRLGPWVDMVQSLGRGEIDVLSMYYSVGRERRFDFSLPFMVNHYVGVVRRGEEDPPVTFADLADKRIVVQEGDIIHDILVEQGFKSQLALVETQEDMLRELVEGKHDCAIALRIASLHWIKEHGLTNLHLGGHSFLSLDYAFAVPKGHSALLAQFSEGLQVLRESGEYRRIHEKWLGIYEEPSYVESLRNLLVVLVPLLLLLLGFFLWSWSLRRQVRIRTEQLQESEQKYRSFFENSLDAILLSGTDGKVFSANPSACSMFECSETEIVMVGRQGLVDASDPMLARLLDQLHKQGKVRGELTLLRKDGSPFSAEVSLALFQDSHGTYNASMIIRDITERKQAEAALFRAKEQAETANKAKSEFLANMSHELRTPLNGVVGMMQLMQTTTLDEEQAQYVTLAIKSSDRLARLLTDLLDISRIEAGKMEVREVEFSVEELMTSVSELFTVTAMEKGIALEWSLDPSLPRRIVGDEMRIRQILFNLVGNAVKFTHKGSVQVHLTPLSLNNGIKPRILITVMDTGIGIPDDKLGDLFKPFTQVDVSYTRSFQGAGLGLAIVRRLLELMNGNLCAESVLGKRTAMHVVLPLKLPPDPSLK comes from the coding sequence GCTGCGTTCTGCTCTGGCTGCCATGGGCCGCGAGGTCGTCTTCCAAACGGGTCCGTGGGGCGAGGTCATGGGATGGCTGGAACAGGGCGAAGTACAGGTTCTGCCCCTGGTGGGCCGGACGCCGGAGCGTGAGAAAATTTTCGACTTTACGGTTCCGTACATGTCCCTGCACGGGGCCATCGTGGTCCGGGCCGAAACCCGGGGGGTGCGGAATCTGCATGATCTCAAGGGCAGAGATGTCGCCGTGATGCGGGGCGACAATGCCGAGGAGTTCCTGCGGCGGGAAGATCGCGGCATCATGATCCATACAACGGACACCTTTGAACAGGCTCTCCAGGAATTGGCCCAGGGACGTCACGATGCCGTGGTTGTCCAGAGACTTGTCGCTCTGCGCCTGATCCGGGAAGCAGGTCTCGAGAATCTGCGGATCCTCGACAATCCCATCCAGGGGTTTCGCCAGGATTTCTGTTTTGCAGTAAAAAAAGGGGACAGCGCCATGCTGGCCCTGTTGAACGAGGGCCTGGCCCTGGTCATTGCGGACGGGACCCACCGGCGGTTGCATGCAAGGTGGTTTGCCGCTCTGGAACTGCCTCAAGACCGGCGCATTGTAATGGGGGGGGATCACAACTTTCCGCCTTTCGAGTACCTGGACGACAACGGCCGCCCCACGGGCTTCAACATCGACCTTGCAAGGGCCATAGCTCATGAGATGGGATTTGACATTGACATCCGTCTGGGGCCATGGGTGGATATGGTTCAAAGCCTCGGACGAGGTGAGATCGATGTCCTGAGCATGTACTATTCGGTTGGACGTGAGCGGAGATTCGATTTCAGTTTGCCTTTCATGGTTAATCATTACGTCGGCGTGGTTCGCCGCGGCGAAGAGGACCCGCCGGTTACGTTCGCGGATCTGGCGGACAAACGCATCGTGGTCCAGGAAGGCGACATCATTCACGACATACTCGTGGAGCAGGGTTTCAAATCCCAGCTTGCGCTGGTTGAAACCCAGGAGGACATGCTGCGGGAGCTGGTCGAAGGAAAGCACGACTGCGCCATCGCGCTCAGGATCGCCTCCTTACACTGGATCAAGGAGCACGGCCTGACCAATCTGCACTTGGGGGGGCATTCCTTCTTGTCGCTGGATTATGCCTTTGCCGTTCCCAAGGGCCACTCGGCTCTCCTGGCCCAGTTCAGCGAGGGGTTGCAGGTTCTGCGGGAGAGCGGGGAATACCGCCGGATACATGAAAAGTGGCTGGGCATCTACGAGGAGCCATCGTATGTTGAGTCACTGCGAAATTTACTCGTGGTCCTCGTGCCCTTGCTTCTCCTGCTGCTCGGATTCTTTTTGTGGTCCTGGTCCCTGCGCCGCCAGGTCCGGATACGAACCGAACAACTCCAGGAAAGCGAGCAGAAGTACAGGTCTTTTTTTGAAAACAGCCTGGATGCCATTCTCCTGTCCGGCACCGATGGAAAGGTTTTCTCCGCTAACCCCTCGGCATGCTCCATGTTCGAGTGCAGCGAAACGGAAATTGTCATGGTCGGCAGACAAGGATTGGTGGACGCTTCGGATCCGATGCTTGCCCGATTGCTGGATCAGCTGCACAAGCAGGGAAAGGTTCGGGGGGAATTGACGCTCCTGCGCAAGGACGGCTCTCCTTTTTCGGCTGAAGTGAGTCTGGCGCTGTTTCAGGACAGCCACGGCACGTACAATGCCAGCATGATCATTCGAGATATTACCGAGCGCAAGCAGGCGGAAGCAGCCCTGTTCCGGGCCAAGGAACAAGCCGAAACGGCCAACAAGGCCAAAAGTGAATTCCTGGCCAACATGTCCCATGAACTGCGAACGCCATTGAACGGCGTTGTCGGTATGATGCAGCTCATGCAGACCACGACCCTGGATGAAGAACAGGCGCAGTACGTGACCCTGGCCATCAAGTCCTCGGACAGGCTGGCCCGTCTCCTGACGGATCTGCTGGACATCTCCAGAATCGAGGCCGGGAAAATGGAAGTTCGGGAAGTGGAATTCAGCGTCGAAGAGCTGATGACGTCCGTATCCGAGCTGTTCACTGTTACGGCCATGGAGAAAGGCATTGCGCTGGAGTGGTCCCTTGACCCATCCCTGCCGCGGAGAATTGTCGGCGACGAAATGCGAATTCGGCAGATCCTTTTCAATCTTGTGGGCAATGCCGTGAAATTTACACACAAGGGAAGCGTACAGGTCCACCTGACGCCTCTCTCCCTCAATAATGGCATAAAGCCGCGGATACTGATCACGGTCATGGATACGGGCATCGGCATCCCCGATGACAAACTGGGTGATCTTTTCAAGCCGTTCACCCAGGTCGACGTCTCCTACACGCGCAGCTTTCAGGGCGCGGGCCTCGGCTTGGCCATCGTCAGGCGACTGTTGGAACTGATGAACGGCAACCTCTGCGCGGAAAGCGTTCTCGGCAAGAGGACAGCCATGCATGTGGTCTTGCCGCTCAAGTTACCGCCTGACCCCTCCTTAAAATAA
- the trmFO gene encoding methylenetetrahydrofolate--tRNA-(uracil(54)-C(5))-methyltransferase (FADH(2)-oxidizing) TrmFO — protein MNLTPISDDPRTVAVVGAGLAGCECAWQLARGGISVRLYEMKPDRFSPAHSSPNLAELVCSNSLRSDEPEAAVGLLKQEMTELDSLVMAAARATRVPAGKALAVDRELFAEWITKRIHDEPRITLVREEVRSLDDPRLAGADLVVIAAGPLAGEELAEDLRTAVGGDHLYFYDAIAPIVAAESVDMSIAFWGSRYNPDEHDYLNCPLDEETYRRFHAELLGARKVAAREFEKTIHFEACLPIETLAERGEMTMAFGPLKPVGLVDPQTGAQPFAVVQLRAENLDKTAFNLVGFQTKLAYPEQERIFRLIPGLAQAEFLRLGSMHRNTYVNAPQALTPDLELRARPGVFLAGQITGVEGYVESAACGLWLGHALTARLQGRNIPQPPPETALGALLRHLQTQTKNFQPSNVNFGLMPELKARGKKAQRKAMQAQRARETWLKWMESNCES, from the coding sequence ATGAACCTGACACCAATTTCCGATGATCCCCGAACCGTCGCCGTGGTCGGGGCCGGTCTGGCCGGATGCGAATGCGCTTGGCAACTGGCCCGCGGCGGCATCTCGGTCCGTCTCTATGAAATGAAACCCGACCGGTTCTCCCCGGCCCATTCCAGCCCGAACCTGGCCGAACTGGTCTGTTCCAACTCCCTGCGCTCTGATGAGCCGGAAGCCGCCGTGGGGCTGCTCAAGCAGGAGATGACAGAGCTGGACAGCCTGGTCATGGCCGCGGCCCGGGCAACCCGCGTTCCCGCGGGCAAGGCCCTGGCCGTGGACCGGGAGCTGTTCGCGGAGTGGATCACAAAGCGCATCCACGATGAACCGCGGATCACCCTGGTCCGCGAGGAAGTCCGATCCCTGGATGATCCGCGCCTTGCCGGCGCGGACCTAGTGGTCATCGCCGCCGGGCCCCTGGCCGGAGAGGAGCTGGCCGAGGATCTGCGTACCGCCGTGGGAGGGGATCACCTCTATTTCTACGATGCCATCGCGCCCATTGTGGCGGCGGAATCCGTGGACATGTCCATCGCCTTCTGGGGGTCACGCTACAATCCGGACGAACACGACTATCTGAACTGCCCCCTGGACGAGGAGACCTACCGCCGCTTCCATGCCGAACTGCTGGGCGCACGCAAGGTCGCGGCCCGGGAGTTCGAGAAGACCATCCATTTCGAGGCCTGCCTGCCCATCGAAACCCTGGCCGAGCGTGGGGAAATGACCATGGCCTTCGGCCCGCTCAAGCCAGTGGGGTTGGTTGATCCGCAAACCGGAGCCCAGCCTTTTGCCGTGGTGCAGCTCCGGGCCGAGAACCTGGACAAGACCGCCTTCAACCTGGTCGGCTTCCAGACCAAGCTGGCCTACCCGGAACAGGAACGGATCTTCCGGCTCATTCCCGGTCTGGCCCAGGCTGAGTTTCTGCGCCTGGGCAGCATGCACCGCAATACCTACGTCAACGCGCCGCAAGCCCTGACGCCCGACCTGGAGTTGCGCGCCAGACCAGGAGTGTTCCTGGCCGGCCAGATCACCGGCGTGGAAGGATATGTGGAATCCGCGGCCTGCGGTCTCTGGCTGGGCCACGCCCTGACCGCCCGCCTGCAGGGACGAAACATTCCCCAGCCGCCCCCGGAAACCGCTCTGGGCGCCCTGCTCCGGCACCTGCAAACCCAAACCAAGAACTTCCAGCCCTCCAACGTCAACTTCGGCCTGATGCCGGAACTCAAAGCTCGCGGCAAAAAAGCGCAACGCAAGGCCATGCAGGCCCAGCGGGCAAGGGAGACCTGGCTGAAGTGGATGGAGTCGAACTGCGAAAGCTAA